In one window of Spirochaetaceae bacterium DNA:
- a CDS encoding ABC transporter substrate-binding protein, whose product MKNVWWAVTLALCLTATGAWAGGEDETETATAETREMVEDPTTGKMLLAPRYGGSISYAVVGSPPSSDVWFTHHSYNAINGVNEALAVGNWGIDRDEFAFDTDVVPVSAMTGQLAESWTMPDDVTVVFTIRDNVFWRDRPPTNGRQLTAHDIAYNWQRYFGLEQFAEQGISPSLGAGYEGRYESITATDDRTVVFKLTQPRLDPLYDIFFQLSRSIYAPEVIEEHGDVQDWRNNVGTGPFDLVEWVEESLMVWNRIDDYWGFDEKFPDNRLPYIDEVRGIFMKEPAARLAAIRTRQVDHLGSPGNTQINSIDDFKSLRDSNPELQFFKRVFRCETCIGFNIANKPFDDINVRRAMQMAFDFEAMNDDFFDGEADWEPEGLIGRGSKAGYFTPFSEWPEEIAQYYRYDPQRAEQMLDEAGYPRGDDGIRFRVHYDVWEGRPLPFFDLQVAYWRDIGVEVEVRPHDGATLVPLIQSGAYEGMSGRESGFFTADPLGLLRALAYTDATWNAPGIDDPELNALLDEAAASTDLAEHQRLVKQADLYITANQWYMWSHRIPQIFVFQPWIVGHSGELAIGTMERGPVMMARLWIDQELKDEYVK is encoded by the coding sequence ATGAAGAATGTCTGGTGGGCCGTGACCCTGGCCCTGTGTCTGACCGCGACCGGCGCCTGGGCCGGCGGTGAGGACGAAACCGAGACCGCCACCGCCGAGACGCGCGAGATGGTGGAGGATCCAACGACCGGCAAGATGCTGCTCGCGCCGCGCTACGGCGGGTCGATCAGCTACGCGGTGGTCGGGTCGCCGCCGAGTTCCGACGTGTGGTTCACCCACCACTCCTACAATGCCATCAACGGCGTCAACGAGGCTCTCGCCGTCGGCAACTGGGGAATCGACCGCGACGAGTTCGCCTTCGACACCGACGTCGTACCGGTGTCGGCGATGACCGGCCAACTGGCCGAAAGCTGGACCATGCCCGACGATGTCACCGTGGTGTTCACCATCCGCGACAACGTGTTCTGGCGCGACCGGCCGCCGACCAACGGCCGCCAGCTCACCGCGCACGACATCGCCTACAACTGGCAACGCTACTTCGGGCTCGAGCAGTTCGCCGAGCAGGGGATTTCGCCCTCGCTGGGCGCAGGATACGAGGGCAGATACGAGTCGATTACCGCCACCGACGACCGCACCGTGGTGTTCAAGCTGACCCAGCCGCGGCTCGACCCGCTGTATGACATCTTCTTCCAGCTCAGCCGGTCGATCTACGCACCCGAGGTGATCGAGGAGCACGGCGACGTGCAGGACTGGCGCAACAACGTCGGCACCGGCCCGTTCGACCTGGTCGAGTGGGTCGAAGAGAGCCTGATGGTGTGGAACAGGATCGACGACTACTGGGGCTTCGACGAGAAGTTCCCGGACAATCGCCTGCCCTACATCGACGAGGTGCGCGGCATCTTCATGAAAGAGCCGGCGGCCCGGCTCGCGGCGATCCGCACCCGGCAGGTCGATCACCTCGGCAGCCCCGGCAACACCCAGATCAACTCGATCGACGACTTCAAGTCGCTGCGCGACAGCAACCCCGAGCTGCAGTTCTTCAAACGCGTGTTCCGCTGCGAGACCTGCATCGGGTTCAACATCGCCAACAAGCCGTTCGACGACATCAACGTGCGCCGCGCCATGCAGATGGCGTTCGACTTCGAGGCGATGAACGACGACTTCTTCGACGGCGAGGCCGACTGGGAGCCGGAAGGGCTGATCGGCCGCGGCAGCAAGGCGGGGTACTTCACCCCGTTCTCGGAGTGGCCCGAGGAGATCGCGCAATACTACCGATACGATCCGCAGCGCGCCGAGCAGATGCTCGACGAGGCCGGCTACCCGCGCGGCGACGACGGCATCCGGTTCCGGGTCCACTACGACGTCTGGGAGGGCCGACCGCTGCCGTTCTTCGACCTGCAGGTCGCCTACTGGCGCGACATCGGCGTCGAGGTGGAGGTGCGGCCGCACGACGGCGCCACCCTGGTTCCCCTGATTCAGAGCGGAGCTTACGAGGGCATGTCGGGGCGCGAGTCGGGTTTCTTCACCGCCGATCCGCTCGGTCTGCTGCGTGCCCTGGCCTATACCGACGCCACCTGGAACGCCCCGGGAATCGATGATCCGGAGCTGAACGCGCTGCTCGACGAGGCCGCCGCAAGTACCGACCTCGCGGAACACCAGCGGCTGGTCAAGCAGGCGGACCTCTACATCACCGCCAACCAGTGGTACATGTGGTCGCACCGCATACCGCAGATCTTCGTGTTCCAGCCGTGGATCGTAGGCCACAGCGGCGAGTTGGCGATCGGCACCATGGAGCGCGGGCCGGTGATGATGGCGCGCCTCTGGATCGACCAGGAATTGAAAGACGAGTACGTCAAGTAA
- a CDS encoding ABC transporter substrate-binding protein produces the protein MTSRLLVLALAFALVAAAVPFAGGEEETETTSAEPREMVEDPTTGKMLLAPRYGGSISYAAVGSPPSSDTWFTHHSNNAINGVNESLAIGDWGIDRDVFAYDTDVIPVSVMTGQLAESWTMPDDVTVVFTIRDNVFWRDRPPTNGRQLTAHDIAYNWQRYFGLEQFAEQGISPSLGAGYEGRYESITATDDRTVVFKLTQPRLDPLYDIFFQLSRSIYAPEVIEEHGDVQDWRNNVGTGPFDLVEWVEESLMVWNRIDDYWGFDEKFPDNRLPYIDEVRGIFMKEPAARLAAIRTRQVDHLGSPGNTQINSVDDFNSLRESNPELQFFRRVFRCETCIGFNIGNEPFDDINVRRAMQMAFDLEAMNNDFFDGQADWVPEGRIGRGAKAGYFTPFSEWPEEIAQYYRYDPERAEQLLDEAGYPRGEDGIRFRTHYDVWEGRPLPFFDLQVAYWRDIGVEVEVRPHDGATLVPLIQSRAYQGMSGRELGTFTGNPLGSLHVVAYTDATWNAPGIDDAKMNALLDAAAETTDLAEHQRLVKEADLHLIANHWYGWSHRLPQIFVFQPWIVGHSGELQLGSMERGPVMMARLWIDQELKDEYVK, from the coding sequence ATGACTTCAAGACTGTTGGTGCTGGCACTGGCGTTTGCGCTGGTGGCGGCTGCCGTTCCGTTTGCCGGCGGTGAGGAGGAAACCGAGACCACCTCCGCCGAGCCTCGCGAGATGGTGGAGGATCCCACCACCGGCAAGATGCTGCTGGCGCCGCGCTACGGTGGGTCGATCAGCTATGCCGCGGTCGGGTCGCCGCCGAGTTCCGACACCTGGTTCACCCACCACTCCAACAACGCCATCAATGGTGTCAACGAGAGTCTGGCCATCGGCGACTGGGGCATCGACCGGGACGTATTCGCCTACGACACCGATGTCATCCCGGTCTCGGTGATGACCGGTCAACTGGCCGAGAGCTGGACCATGCCCGACGACGTCACCGTGGTGTTCACCATCCGCGACAACGTGTTCTGGCGCGACCGGCCGCCGACCAACGGCCGCCAGCTCACCGCGCACGACATCGCCTACAACTGGCAACGCTACTTCGGGCTCGAGCAGTTCGCCGAGCAGGGGATTTCGCCCTCGCTGGGCGCAGGATACGAGGGCAGATACGAGTCGATTACCGCCACCGACGACCGCACCGTGGTGTTCAAGCTGACCCAGCCGCGGCTCGACCCGCTGTATGACATCTTCTTCCAGCTCAGCCGGTCGATCTACGCACCCGAGGTGATCGAGGAGCACGGCGACGTGCAGGACTGGCGCAACAACGTCGGCACCGGCCCGTTCGACCTGGTCGAGTGGGTCGAAGAGAGCCTGATGGTGTGGAACAGGATCGACGACTACTGGGGCTTCGACGAGAAGTTCCCGGACAATCGCCTGCCCTACATCGACGAGGTGCGCGGCATCTTCATGAAAGAGCCGGCGGCCCGGCTCGCGGCGATCCGCACCCGGCAGGTCGATCACCTCGGCAGCCCCGGCAACACCCAGATCAACTCGGTCGACGACTTCAATTCGCTGCGCGAAAGCAACCCCGAGTTGCAATTCTTCCGGCGCGTGTTCCGCTGCGAGACCTGCATTGGATTCAACATCGGCAACGAGCCGTTCGACGACATCAACGTACGCCGCGCCATGCAGATGGCGTTCGACCTTGAAGCCATGAACAACGACTTCTTCGACGGCCAGGCCGACTGGGTGCCGGAGGGGAGGATCGGCCGCGGCGCCAAGGCCGGGTACTTCACCCCGTTCTCGGAGTGGCCCGAAGAGATCGCACAGTACTACCGCTACGATCCGGAGCGCGCCGAGCAGTTGCTCGACGAGGCCGGCTACCCGCGTGGGGAGGATGGCATCCGGTTCCGGACCCACTATGACGTGTGGGAGGGCCGCCCACTGCCGTTCTTTGACCTGCAGGTCGCCTACTGGCGCGACATCGGCGTCGAGGTGGAAGTGCGGCCGCACGATGGCGCCACCCTGGTACCCCTGATTCAGAGCAGGGCGTATCAGGGCATGTCGGGGCGCGAGTTGGGCACGTTTACCGGCAATCCGCTCGGTTCGCTGCACGTTGTCGCCTATACCGACGCCACCTGGAACGCCCCCGGGATCGATGATGCGAAGATGAATGCGCTGCTCGACGCGGCCGCGGAAACCACCGACCTGGCGGAGCACCAGCGGCTGGTCAAGGAGGCGGACCTCCACTTGATCGCCAACCACTGGTACGGCTGGTCGCACCGGCTGCCGCAGATCTTCGTGTTCCAGCCGTGGATCGTCGGCCACAGCGGCGAGTTGCAGCTCGGCAGCATGGAGCGCGGACCGGTGATGATGGCGCGCCTGTGGATCGACCAGGAGTTGAAGGACGAGTACGTCAAGTAA
- a CDS encoding ABC transporter permease, whose protein sequence is MRAYIIRRLLLIIPTLLILSALVFLSVRFIPGDVIDALESRMDYLAEPLDRAALERVLGLDKPVHVQYLLWLRGIFLHGTLGNSLLGKDTVEAKIWTRAGPTFQLGLMSLVIGMVIALPVGVYSAIRQDTAADYAGRTIAVLGLATPNFWLAIMVIIYPALWWNWAPPILMVKFLDDPWESLGVFLIPSIILGTAMSAGTMRFTRTMMLEVLRQDYVRTAWAKGLRERLVIVRHAIKNAMIPVVSAIGLSLPLLVGGSVIIENIFNLPGMGQLMLIALSDRDYPIVSGVNLFFGVGVVLINLLIDLVYVYLDPRIRYA, encoded by the coding sequence GTGCGAGCCTATATCATCCGCAGACTGCTGCTGATCATCCCCACCCTGCTGATCCTGAGCGCGCTGGTGTTCCTGTCGGTGCGCTTCATTCCCGGCGACGTCATCGACGCGCTGGAGTCACGGATGGACTACCTGGCCGAGCCGCTCGACCGCGCCGCGCTGGAGCGGGTGCTCGGCCTCGACAAGCCGGTGCACGTGCAGTACCTGCTGTGGCTGCGCGGCATCTTCCTGCACGGCACGCTGGGCAACTCGCTGCTCGGCAAGGACACCGTGGAAGCGAAGATCTGGACCCGCGCGGGGCCGACCTTCCAACTGGGCCTGATGTCCCTGGTCATCGGCATGGTGATCGCGCTGCCGGTGGGGGTGTACTCGGCGATCCGCCAGGACACCGCGGCCGACTACGCGGGCCGCACCATCGCCGTGCTGGGGCTGGCGACGCCCAACTTCTGGCTCGCGATCATGGTGATCATCTACCCGGCGCTGTGGTGGAACTGGGCGCCGCCGATCCTGATGGTCAAGTTCCTGGATGACCCGTGGGAGAGCCTGGGCGTGTTCCTGATCCCGAGCATCATCCTGGGCACCGCGATGTCGGCCGGCACCATGCGCTTCACCAGGACGATGATGCTGGAGGTGCTGCGCCAGGACTACGTGCGCACCGCCTGGGCCAAGGGCCTGCGCGAGCGCCTGGTGATCGTCCGGCACGCCATCAAGAACGCCATGATCCCGGTGGTGTCCGCCATCGGGCTGTCGCTGCCGCTGCTGGTGGGCGGCTCGGTGATCATCGAGAACATCTTCAACCTGCCCGGCATGGGGCAGCTCATGCTGATCGCGCTGTCGGACCGGGACTACCCGATCGTGTCCGGAGTCAACCTGTTCTTCGGGGTCGGCGTGGTGCTGATCAACCTGCTGATCGACCTGGTCTACGTCTACCTGGACCCGAGGATCCGCTACGCGTAG
- a CDS encoding ABC transporter permease, with the protein MSETGTAATPPASPSATSMEAPRRRSPFAQFFARLIREKPLGAVSGGVVLVLIVVSIFATQLAPYDIHEVNAKNRLKGPSAEHLLGTDHVGRDFFSRVLLGARLSLFVGLSATALNVLVALLIGGVSGYLGGKLDLMMQRFVDAWMAFPGLLLLLTIMSIVGRGLPQVIIVLGVSGGIVGSRVVRGAVIGVKENIYFQAAEAIGTRTGSTLLRHVIPNIAPILVIIFSINIGGVIISEASLSFLGFGLPIEIPSWGGLLSREGRRYMEQAPHLALWPGLCLTVTVYAMNNFGDAARDLLDPRLRGGAGTNYGGFRGNRRAAGAPAGR; encoded by the coding sequence ATGAGTGAGACCGGAACAGCGGCAACGCCGCCGGCGAGCCCGTCCGCAACGAGCATGGAGGCTCCGCGCCGGCGGTCGCCGTTCGCGCAGTTCTTCGCACGGTTGATCAGGGAGAAACCGCTCGGCGCGGTGAGCGGCGGGGTGGTCCTGGTCCTGATCGTGGTCAGCATCTTCGCGACGCAACTGGCGCCGTACGACATCCACGAGGTCAACGCCAAGAACCGGCTCAAGGGGCCGTCGGCCGAGCACCTGCTGGGCACCGACCACGTCGGCCGCGACTTCTTCAGCCGGGTGCTGCTCGGCGCCCGCCTGTCGCTGTTCGTGGGCCTGAGCGCCACCGCGCTCAACGTGCTGGTGGCGCTGCTGATCGGCGGCGTGTCCGGCTACCTGGGCGGCAAGCTGGACTTGATGATGCAGCGCTTCGTGGACGCCTGGATGGCCTTCCCCGGCCTGCTGCTGCTGCTCACCATCATGTCGATCGTGGGGCGCGGCCTGCCGCAGGTGATCATCGTGCTCGGCGTCAGCGGCGGCATCGTCGGCTCCCGCGTGGTGCGCGGCGCGGTGATCGGGGTCAAGGAAAACATCTACTTCCAGGCGGCCGAGGCGATCGGCACCCGCACCGGCAGCACCCTGCTGCGCCACGTAATCCCCAACATCGCGCCGATACTGGTGATCATCTTCAGCATCAACATCGGCGGCGTGATCATCAGCGAGGCCTCCCTGAGCTTTCTCGGCTTCGGGCTGCCGATCGAGATACCGAGCTGGGGCGGGCTGTTGAGCCGCGAGGGACGCCGCTACATGGAGCAGGCGCCGCACCTGGCGCTGTGGCCGGGCCTGTGTCTCACCGTCACGGTATACGCCATGAACAACTTCGGCGATGCCGCTCGCGACCTGCTGGACCCGCGCCTGCGCGGCGGCGCCGGTACCAACTACGGAGGATTCCGCGGCAACCGGCGCGCCGCGGGCGCCCCGGCCGGCCGGTGA